The following proteins come from a genomic window of Candidatus Thiodiazotropha sp. CDECU1:
- a CDS encoding diguanylate cyclase domain-containing protein — protein MMFRFSPTIKITLGLVLLTLSILLLGRLIGFVPDEEKTALQARKQFCESLAVQVSSAASSNDIEILRATLKSVVDRDDEVLSIALSSNRGVSLVIGEHDKHWVDVPLDKSTSTHVRVPIMANKSRWGTLEVAFAPLKKESALSLGTLGGLLLFVALMGFVLYMIFIKRTLRELDPKAVIPERVRSAFNALSEGLIILDEKDQIILANDSFTEKTSIKEDDLIGLRADELAWRKREKGIKADIFPWCSSMQNMERKTGIPMHLQLRNKTERTFSVNTAPIFDGKGRPRGVLATFDDMTDLEKKHRELQSTLEKLRSSEKALRDKTVELELLATRDPLTGCYNRRAFFEKYDALFESAVKQGTGLVFMMIDIDKFKLVNDQYGHANGDKAIKFVAETLIVNSRPEDVVGRYGGEEFSLVMPDADQQQAMVLAERLRNEIQQKGHDLFIDNRTLTVSIGVALLPDGVDEQIQLITNADNALYAAKKQGRNCVVAWDPDLTEQERAFEKAKQDIKEAQAVPLTDEAPEKILRSEVHRLEDLVRNLESELEYSREEIKRREGKDELTGLPNRIIFSDRILQVLARCKRYGKSAALVSIDIDDFSSINEAFGFSTGDRILKAIASRLVDSLRITDTVAVIDEQDNKESSTISRVNKDEFALILTDVKDIESITWVIRRILNGLKEPIEINNQELFISFSVGVALYPHDDESPAGLMQMASSARYAAKREQGSNNIRFFSPEINRDAYHKVWLESQLHKAIVRSHFELNYQPKFDLKSGRIVCMEALARWPHAKVGLIPPSEFIPVAESTGLIHKLGIWVLRQAIRDLKQWHDMGYDDLRVAVNLSAVQLRKSDLTEKVLKSCEKLGIDPSYMELEVTESTLVENYKQTTPVMQAMNEAGIRFTLDDFGKGFSSLSHLRVLPIDAIKIDHSFIEDTLPSEYDQTIINGIISLAKGLHLRVTAEGVETESQKKVLSMLGCDEVQGTLYSQPVAADQVLSLLESYNGPEGEA, from the coding sequence ATGATGTTTCGGTTCAGTCCGACAATCAAAATCACCTTGGGTTTGGTGCTGCTGACCTTAAGCATTCTTCTGCTGGGGCGTCTTATCGGTTTTGTTCCCGATGAGGAGAAGACGGCTCTGCAGGCAAGAAAACAGTTCTGCGAATCGCTGGCGGTTCAGGTCTCCTCGGCTGCCTCATCGAATGATATTGAGATTCTACGTGCAACGCTCAAATCTGTAGTGGATAGAGATGATGAAGTCCTCTCCATCGCGTTGAGTAGCAACCGGGGTGTCTCCCTGGTTATCGGTGAGCACGATAAACATTGGGTGGATGTCCCTCTGGATAAATCCACCTCGACTCATGTGCGGGTGCCGATCATGGCCAACAAGAGCCGATGGGGAACCCTTGAGGTGGCATTCGCTCCCTTGAAAAAGGAGAGCGCACTCTCGCTTGGCACCCTTGGGGGATTGTTGCTGTTCGTGGCCTTGATGGGATTTGTCCTCTACATGATCTTCATCAAGCGAACCCTACGCGAGCTCGATCCGAAAGCGGTGATACCCGAACGGGTCCGCTCCGCATTCAATGCCCTTTCCGAGGGATTGATTATTCTGGATGAGAAAGACCAGATCATTTTGGCCAATGATTCCTTTACCGAGAAAACCAGTATCAAGGAGGATGACCTGATCGGCCTGCGTGCGGATGAGTTGGCATGGAGAAAGAGAGAGAAGGGAATCAAGGCGGATATCTTTCCATGGTGCAGCAGTATGCAGAATATGGAGCGCAAGACCGGGATCCCGATGCATCTGCAGTTGAGGAACAAAACCGAGCGAACATTTTCGGTCAATACTGCGCCGATCTTCGATGGTAAGGGAAGGCCGCGTGGTGTGCTGGCAACCTTCGACGATATGACCGATTTGGAGAAAAAGCACCGTGAACTCCAATCGACACTTGAAAAACTGCGTAGTTCAGAGAAGGCGTTACGTGACAAAACCGTGGAGCTTGAACTGCTGGCCACCCGTGACCCCTTGACAGGCTGCTACAATCGGCGCGCATTCTTTGAAAAATACGATGCCCTTTTCGAGTCGGCGGTCAAACAGGGAACCGGTTTGGTTTTCATGATGATCGATATCGACAAATTCAAGTTGGTCAATGATCAATACGGTCATGCCAACGGAGACAAGGCGATAAAATTCGTTGCCGAAACCCTGATCGTCAATTCACGGCCGGAAGACGTTGTCGGCCGCTATGGCGGTGAAGAGTTTTCCCTGGTCATGCCCGATGCGGATCAGCAACAGGCGATGGTGCTTGCCGAACGCTTACGCAACGAGATTCAACAAAAGGGTCATGATCTATTTATCGACAATCGGACGTTGACCGTAAGCATCGGTGTGGCACTCCTACCGGATGGTGTGGATGAGCAGATACAATTGATCACCAATGCTGACAATGCCCTCTATGCAGCCAAGAAGCAGGGACGCAACTGCGTCGTCGCCTGGGATCCCGATTTGACGGAGCAGGAGCGCGCTTTTGAAAAGGCGAAGCAGGATATTAAGGAGGCACAGGCGGTACCACTGACTGATGAGGCGCCTGAGAAGATACTCCGGAGTGAGGTGCATAGATTGGAAGATCTGGTGCGTAATCTCGAGTCGGAACTTGAGTACAGCCGGGAAGAGATCAAGCGCCGGGAGGGGAAGGATGAGCTGACAGGTCTGCCCAACAGGATTATCTTCAGTGATCGCATACTTCAGGTTCTTGCCAGATGCAAGCGTTACGGAAAATCCGCAGCATTGGTCTCGATCGATATCGATGATTTCAGCAGTATCAACGAGGCATTCGGCTTCAGCACTGGTGATCGGATTCTCAAGGCCATCGCCTCCCGGCTTGTGGATAGCTTGCGTATCACCGATACCGTTGCGGTCATAGATGAACAGGACAATAAAGAGTCCTCAACCATCTCCCGCGTGAACAAAGACGAATTCGCCCTGATTCTGACGGATGTAAAGGATATCGAGTCGATTACCTGGGTCATCAGACGCATCCTGAATGGCTTGAAAGAACCGATTGAAATCAATAATCAAGAGCTATTCATCTCATTCAGTGTAGGTGTGGCCCTCTACCCGCACGATGACGAGTCACCGGCCGGTTTGATGCAAATGGCGAGTTCGGCCCGATATGCCGCCAAGCGTGAACAGGGAAGCAACAACATCCGCTTCTTCTCACCTGAGATCAACCGGGATGCCTATCATAAGGTCTGGCTGGAGAGCCAGTTACACAAGGCGATTGTCCGCTCACACTTTGAATTGAACTATCAGCCGAAATTCGATCTCAAGAGCGGTCGTATCGTCTGCATGGAGGCCCTGGCTCGGTGGCCTCATGCGAAGGTTGGATTGATACCTCCTAGCGAGTTTATTCCGGTCGCGGAGAGCACGGGATTGATCCATAAGCTGGGGATTTGGGTGCTGAGACAGGCAATTCGCGATCTGAAACAGTGGCATGATATGGGCTACGATGATCTGCGGGTTGCGGTCAATCTCTCTGCTGTGCAGTTACGTAAATCAGACCTAACGGAAAAGGTTCTAAAGAGCTGCGAAAAACTTGGTATAGATCCTTCATATATGGAATTAGAGGTCACTGAAAGCACATTGGTTGAAAACTACAAACAGACTACGCCTGTCATGCAGGCAATGAACGAGGCCGGCATTCGTTTTACTCTGGACGATTTCGGCAAGGGCTTTTCATCTCTCAGCCATCTCAGGGTATTGCCGATCGATGCAATCAAGATAGACCACTCCTTTATCGAAGATACACTGCCGAGTGAGTATGACCAAACCATCATCAACGGCATCATCTCCCTGGCCAAGGGTCTGCACTTGAGAGTCACCGCCGAGGGCGTTGAGACTGAAAGCCAGAAAAAGGTGCTGTCCATGCTTGGTTGTGATGAGGTTCAAGGAACACTCTATAGTCAGCCGGTCGCGGCAGACCAGGTGCTATCCCTGCTCGAATCCTACAACGGGCCTGAGGGCGAGGCGTAA
- a CDS encoding FAD:protein FMN transferase: MHLSCRILLLFAVLIGVAACDRGPRDHHQTLLVFGTLLDIKAYTDQPAEFDAAVRDLERTFQAMHREWHAWKGDGELVRLNRMLAQGDPMTVTPELADLLQQAKRHAELSDHLFNPAIGRLIALWGFHSDEPPGGPPPDAKKIASLIDETPSMSQLLFEENRIHSTNPAVSLDLGAFAKGYALNLAIRRLQAFGIANAIVNAGGDLCVSGHHGDRPWTIGIRHPLGEGVIASVDVVDGECVLTSGNYERYREYESIRYAHIIDPRTGYPVEHVASATVISKDGGLADAAATALSVAGPAQWQRIAKQMGLAQVMLVDDNGDVHLSPDMRERIEFQQPIGQVIVSPGLDAGS; the protein is encoded by the coding sequence GTGCATTTGAGCTGCCGCATTTTGTTGCTGTTTGCCGTATTGATCGGTGTGGCTGCCTGTGACCGGGGTCCCCGGGATCATCATCAGACCCTGCTGGTATTCGGTACGCTTCTCGATATCAAGGCCTACACCGACCAACCGGCGGAATTTGATGCCGCGGTGCGGGATCTGGAGCGGACCTTCCAGGCGATGCACCGGGAGTGGCACGCATGGAAGGGGGATGGTGAACTGGTTCGATTGAACAGAATGCTTGCCCAGGGAGACCCCATGACGGTCACACCTGAACTGGCTGATCTGTTACAGCAAGCCAAACGCCATGCGGAACTGAGTGATCACCTCTTCAATCCTGCAATCGGGCGCTTAATCGCATTGTGGGGTTTTCACAGCGATGAACCTCCGGGTGGGCCGCCGCCGGATGCAAAAAAGATAGCCTCACTGATTGATGAGACGCCCTCCATGTCTCAGCTTCTATTCGAGGAGAATCGAATCCATTCCACCAATCCGGCGGTGTCCCTGGATCTGGGTGCATTCGCCAAGGGCTATGCCTTGAATCTCGCCATACGCCGCTTGCAGGCGTTTGGCATTGCCAATGCCATCGTCAATGCGGGGGGCGATCTCTGTGTCTCGGGTCATCACGGCGACCGGCCTTGGACAATCGGTATACGTCACCCCCTGGGCGAGGGTGTCATTGCCTCGGTCGATGTGGTGGACGGTGAATGTGTGCTTACTTCCGGAAACTATGAACGATACCGTGAATACGAAAGTATACGCTATGCCCATATCATCGATCCGCGAACCGGCTACCCGGTGGAGCACGTAGCCTCGGCGACAGTGATCAGCAAGGATGGTGGCCTGGCCGATGCCGCGGCCACCGCCTTGAGCGTGGCAGGTCCCGCACAATGGCAGAGGATTGCAAAGCAGATGGGTCTAGCCCAAGTGATGCTTGTTGACGACAATGGAGATGTCCATCTTTCCCCGGATATGCGTGAGCGCATCGAATTTCAGCAGCCTATCGGGCAGGTGATTGTATCTCCCGGGCTGGACGCCGGATCCTGA
- the bioA gene encoding adenosylmethionine--8-amino-7-oxononanoate transaminase: MSENLDWIEFDKQHIWHPYSAIGSDLPVFPVVSADGVRLRLADGRELIDGMSSWWCAIHGYNHPELKRAMADQLDTMPHVMFGGLSHQPAADLAKKLIEITPGPLQTVFYTDSGSVSVEVAMKMAIQYWHDKDQAEKQRFLTIRRGYHGDTFGAMSVCDPETGMHSLFSEILPQQIFVDAPSCYFGHPCKGDGAKALRKKLKKYHSDIAAVILEPIVQGAGGMRFYSAEYLKEVRSLCDKYGVLLILDEIATGFGRTGKLFACEHADIAPDIMCLGKSLTGGTMSLAATLTTEEISKSISQGDPGLFMHGPTFMANPLACSAALASLNLLLDSPWQERVKTIEASLQNGLAPCRELPQVDEVRVLGAIGVVEMKKPVDMRQIQPCFVDAGVWVRPFGKLVYLMPPYVIEQDDLHTLTSAVVDVVGKCPI; this comes from the coding sequence ATGAGTGAAAACCTGGACTGGATCGAATTCGACAAACAACATATCTGGCACCCCTACAGTGCCATTGGCTCCGATTTGCCGGTTTTTCCCGTCGTATCTGCCGATGGGGTGCGGTTACGCCTGGCCGATGGCCGGGAGCTGATCGATGGCATGTCCTCCTGGTGGTGCGCCATCCACGGCTATAATCACCCTGAATTGAAGCGGGCGATGGCAGATCAACTCGATACCATGCCCCATGTCATGTTCGGGGGGCTTAGCCATCAGCCTGCCGCCGATCTGGCAAAAAAACTGATCGAAATCACCCCCGGTCCGCTACAGACCGTCTTTTACACCGATTCCGGCTCGGTTTCAGTGGAGGTGGCCATGAAGATGGCCATTCAATACTGGCACGATAAGGATCAAGCCGAAAAACAGCGATTCCTCACTATCCGCAGGGGCTATCACGGCGATACCTTCGGCGCCATGTCGGTGTGTGACCCTGAGACCGGCATGCACTCCCTATTCTCCGAGATCCTGCCCCAGCAGATCTTCGTCGATGCCCCCAGCTGCTACTTCGGTCACCCCTGTAAGGGGGACGGGGCCAAGGCGCTGAGGAAAAAACTCAAGAAGTATCACTCAGATATCGCCGCGGTTATCCTGGAACCAATCGTGCAGGGGGCCGGTGGAATGCGTTTTTATTCCGCTGAATACCTGAAAGAGGTACGCAGTCTGTGTGATAAATACGGGGTACTTCTGATCCTGGATGAGATCGCTACCGGATTTGGCCGCACCGGCAAACTCTTCGCCTGCGAACATGCCGATATCGCCCCTGACATCATGTGCCTGGGGAAGTCACTTACCGGCGGCACCATGAGTCTGGCGGCAACCCTGACCACGGAAGAGATCAGTAAATCCATCAGCCAGGGGGATCCAGGCCTGTTTATGCATGGCCCCACGTTTATGGCCAATCCCCTGGCCTGCAGTGCCGCACTGGCGAGCCTGAATCTACTCCTCGACTCCCCATGGCAGGAACGGGTCAAGACCATAGAAGCGAGTCTGCAGAATGGGTTAGCCCCCTGCCGGGAGCTGCCGCAGGTGGACGAGGTTCGGGTGCTGGGCGCCATCGGGGTAGTGGAGATGAAGAAGCCCGTGGATATGCGACAGATACAACCCTGCTTCGTCGATGCCGGCGTATGGGTCAGACCCTTCGGCAAGCTGGTCTACCTGATGCCTCCCTATGTTATCGAACAGGATGATCTCCACACCCTGACCTCTGCGGTGGTCGATGTGGTTGGGAAGTGCCCGATCTGA